The Dokdonia donghaensis DSW-1 DNA window CTTAAATCGTCTACATCTTCATTATCGCAACTAGCAAAAACTAGAAGTGCAAAAATTGAGAGTATTATGTGTGATAGTTTCATAGATAAAATTTAATTGATGATTATTGAATATTTGTTTATATCTATAAGACTGCTACCTACTTATAGGTTGCGTTATTTTTACTATTATCTATAGAAAAATATTATTGTGCTGAATATGTTAATTTTTTGCACAAAAAAAGCCTCCTTAGATAAGGAGGCTTTTTTATAAATTAAAGTATAAGAATTACTTCTTAAACTTAGCGTATTTGTTTTTGAACTTGTCAATACGTCCAGCTGTATCTACTAGCTTAGCTTTACCAGTATAGAATGGGTGTGACGTTCTTGAGATTTCAAGTTTGATTAAAGGATATTCAGTTCCTTCTATCTCAATTGTTTCTTTTGTATCTGCAGCAGACTTAGTTAAGAACACCTCATCGTTAGACATATCCTTAAATGCTACTACTCTAAAATTTTCTGGGTGTATTCCTGCTTTCATCTTAATTCAGTGCTTTAATATTCGATTTTTCGAGGTGCAAATTTACATAATTTTTAAAAAACTACAACTATTATTTAAAATAATTCTCACCTATTATACGAAGTTACGATTTTTATAGGCTCGATGTAACGATATCGTATATTTGTGTACTAACTAGCCATAACCAAACAAACCAATTATTATGAATGATACAATCAAATCTTTAGCTTTCAAAAATGGCCTATTTTCGGGTATAACCATTATAATATTATATGTTGTTGCCTATGTTATCAATGTAGAAATATTAGCAAATTTTTGGTTTGGTCTATTAATAATTATTGGCTTAATTATTTTAGGGTTTGTTACTGTTGCTAAAGCTAAAAGCCTACAGAATGGTTTTATTTCTTTTAAAGAAGCTTTTTCAGCCTACATCGTTCCTGTAGCAATCGGCTTAGCGCTTCCTATGATATTTCTATATTTATTATTTAATTTTATTGATGTTGAAGCGGCAGAAATGCTAAAGGACATTAGCTTAGAGAAAACCGAAGAAATAATGATACGTTTTGGGGCTCCTGAATCTGAGATTGAAAAAGCAATGGAACAAGCTGAAGCTGAAGACTCTTATTCATTAAAAAATATCTCATTACAATATGCGTTTACTGTAATCTTCTGTGCTGTAATTGGACTAATCGCTGCACTTTCAATGAAAAAGAAAAATCAAGATTTAGGTTAATGCAAATATCTGTTGTTATCCCTCTACTTAACGAGGAAGAATCACTAAATGAATTACACTATTGGATTTCAGAAACCCTGGATTCTAATGGTTTTTCTTATGAAATCATATTTGTAGATGATGGCAGTACAGATGGGTCTTGGGAGGTGATAAGTACGCTTTCGCGAAAGCGTAACAATATAAAAGCGATACGTTTTAATCGCAATTTTGGGAAATCGCAAGCGCTACACGCTGGTTTTAAAGCTGCCGAAGGTGATGTAATTATCACAATGGATGCAGACCTTCAAGATAACCCCGAAGAGATCCCTGAGCTCTATAAAATGATTGCAGAACAAAATTATGATCTTGTCTCTGGGTGGAAAAAGAAGCGCTACGACTCTGTAATTGCAAAAAACTTACCTTCAAAACTCTTTAACGCCGCCGCTCGTAAAACAAGTGGTCTTAAACTACACGACTTTAACTGCGGTCTTAAAGCTTATAAAAATGAAGTTATAAAAACGGTGGATGTATATGGTGAGATGCACAGATACATCCCTGTGCTGGCAAAAAATGCTGGTTTTTCTAACATAGGTGAGAAGGTTGTACAGCATCAAGCTCGCAAGTATGGGGAGACTAAGTTTGGGATGGAACGTTTTTTAAACGGTTTTCTTGACCTATTGACTATTTGGTTTTTAGGTAGTTTTGGTAAGCGACCTATGCACCTTTTTGGAGCGCTGGGCGTGGTGATGTTTATAGTAGGCTTTGGCTTTGCAGCCTATCTAGGTATTGATAAGCTATTCTTAAATAAAGCCGGGAGACTCATTACACAAAGACCACAGTTTTATATCTCTCTTGTTTCTATGCTTATAGGTATACAACTATTTATAGCTGGTTTTATAGGAGAACTCATCTTACGAACAAAGAGAGAAAAGCAGCGATATCACATAAAGGAAACATTATGAATCATCTCTAGTAATTAAAGTAAAGAACCCATATGTAGTTCTTTCTTCATAGGTGATTTTATACCAGTACGTGTTAGTTGCTAGTTTTTTACCGTTGTGAGTACCATCCCATCCTGGTGAGTTACTTGTGAGTGAGGTCATTTGTTTTCCAAATCTATCAAATACCTCTACGGTCAATCCTGGATAATTTTGAGCATTTATAACGTGCCAAGTGTCATTGTAACCGTCGCTGTTAGGTGTAAAGAACTTAGGTGCACCCCTTACTTCTACCTCTCTCGTAATATAATTGCAACCCACTTCGTCTCTCACAGCTATATTATAGATACCGGGAGGCAAATCTGTAAATACATTTGATGTACCAAAAGTGGCTCCTCCATCTATACTGTAATAAATAGTCCCTTCTGCAAGGTACGCATCTACAATAATCTTGTTACCCTGTAAAAAATCCTCTACTTCTACCTCTACTTGTAGTTCTAGGCCTGCTACAACTTCATAATATAGTGAACCACTACAACCTGCAAATAAGGTGACATCTAGTGTATAAACTCCCGCTTCTGTTATAAATAAATCTTTTGTGGTCTCTCCAGTACTCCACTCATACTCCATAAACCCTTCTGGACCCTCTAATATAGTGCCCTCTTCTGTAAAACAAACCACGAGTTCCTGGTTTTCTAAGTCTAGAGGATCACTCAATGCTATTATAATTTTACCTATACCTATACATTCATCTGGCTCTCCTAGTCTATAATATAAAATGTTAGGGTTAGTATAATCATACAATATCGACCCCTCCTTTTCATTTGTTTGTAAGCCCGCAAACTCAGGAGTTTCGTAAAGCCTTATGAGAGTGTCAGGATATATCAATGCTATTACATCAATAATATTTGACACTTCTACAACAGCCGAGTTTTCACCTTGAGAGGATACGCACACTGAAACCTCTAAATCCTCAAGCGGCTCTCCAGCATCAACACTAAGTGTCACTTCTGTAATTCTGGTACAATCTAGGGTCAGTGCAACACTCGCATAAATTATTTGACCACTGTATAAGTTTGAGTAACTAGTAGCGTTTTCTATTTGGTTTTGAGAAAGCTCAGCGTCAAGTTGAGTTTCAAAAAAACGAAGATTTAAACCTGAAGTATCAGACACATCTTGTACAAAAATAACATCTAACGCCTCAAGTAAATTAAACTGGCTAATACCATCTGGACTACCATCTACATCACATTGAAACAGCGTTGCCGGAGCAAGTAGCGGTGCAATAACATTTTTTATAATTACACTAAACACTTCTGCTTCTCCTGAAGTATATGTCACCTGTGCAGTCACAGTGAAAGTTCCTACCTCTGAAAAAATATGAATTGGTGTCATATCAACACTGGAGTTTAAAGAACCTGATCCTGGGTCGCCAAAATTCCAAAGTACACTACTAATGCTTTGAGATGAGTTGAGAGTGAAGGAGGTTTCATCACCGCCGCACAATTCCTCATACTCAATAATGTTTCTATAGTACATCTCATTAGTAATTGGTAAACCTATTGATGATGAGTTAATCCCTACACCTACAGACCTAAATTGAAAATTACATTGTTGCCCTACTCTATTAGGTAATGAAATAACAGATAATTTTGCCCCCCCAAGGCTGTGATATAATTTTCCATCAATTGCTAGTTGCAATAATCCTGCTAGATTCACAAATGGACTTGATAGATAATCTGCGAGTTCTATTCGAGATGAAATTATATCTGCTGCCTGTAAATCATATTGAAATACCTTAGAGTTTCCAGTATCTTGTCCCCCATTAATAGGTTCCTTTCCAGTACTATAGAGCACTTGGGAATTTGGAGAGAATGACGCACCATAGTATACAATATCATTCCCAAGCAATTGTTCATTACTTAAGACTCCTGTATTTTGGTCAAATGAATATAATAATATCTCTCCCATAAGCTCTGGCTCAAAATAAGTATGGCAAATTGCTACTTTAGACCCATCTGGCGAAAACTTTAGAGCACCCCTTATATTATTGTAGTCTGATACATCTGGACCTATATTGGTAACAACAGGACTACCTACACCGCTCACGGTTAACGGGTATGCATAAAACCGATCTTCATAATGCGTTAAAATCCAGTATCCGTCTTGACTCCTCACGGCTGTCAGTTTTTCTGAACCTTCATTAAGAATGTTTATATTTTTTATAACTACTGCACCTTGTCCTCCAGAAGCATTCATATCAACAATAGAATAATTAATTCCTAAACCTTGACCTGTGGCTTGATAATTTTGAACCGCATCTGCCGTGAAAATATAATATCTTGAAGTACTACCTGGCTCTGGTACTATTAACGCCCCATTAGTAGAAGAAAACTGCCCTAGTAAACCCTCGCCATTTGCCAGAATACCATCACTAGCATTATAAACTGTAACTCCGTCTGTATAAAAAAGTAAATTTCCAAATGGATCACACATAGAGGAACTACTCTCTATAGTATTCATCGCATTGCCGTTAAATGACATTGCACAACCCTGCAGAAAATCTAACCCTGCCCCATTACCAAAATGCCACTTTGATGCCTCTAGTTGACTAAAGGCAACAGAGGTAAATAACAGAAAAACTAATGTCAGACTTTTAAGTGGCATTTGTCAAATATCAAATCTATTTATGAGAAATTGGTATTTCCCGATAAAAATTAACACAAAACCGTACTTTTGTTACTCTAACAAATAGAATATTATGGTATACCACGATCCTGCAATTTTAGAAAAGGCAAATGCCTGGCTTACTGACACTTTTGATGCACAGACACAACAAAGCATTAAAGATAACATAGCTCATAACCCAGATGAGCTCGCAGATAGTTTTTATAAAAATCTAGAATTTGGTACAGGAGGTATGCGCGGTGTTATGGGCGCAGGAACCAATAGAATTAATAAGTATACCCTAGGTAAAAACACTCAGGGACTCTCAGACTATTTATATAGTCAGTTTACAGATGAGCAAATAAGTGTTGCCATAGCCTATGACTGTCGCCATAATAGTAAAGAACTAGCTCAAGTTGTAGCAGATGTATTTTCGGCAAATGGCATTAAGGTTTTCTTATTTTCTGACCTAAGACCTACACCAGAGCTTAGCTTTGCTGTGAGACACTTAAACTGTCACTGTGGCATTGTACTCACTGCGAGTCATAACCCACCAGAGTATAACGGTTATAAGGTATACTGGCAAGATGGAGGACAACTAGTGCCACCACAAGATGCTGCAATAATTAAAACCATAGATGCATTAGACTTTAGTGATATAAAATTTACAGGTAATGATGATCTCATAGAGCGTGTAGACACCACAGTAGATAAAGCTTTTATAGACGCAAGTGTTGCAAAGGTATCTTTTGGTCTTGACAGTAAGACCAAAGAAGATTTAGGCATCGTATTTACTTCTTTACACGGGACTTCTATAACACTAGTGCCAGATACGCTAAAACAGGCTGGTTTTACAAACCTATCTATCGTAAAAGAACAGGAAGTACCAGATGGCAACTTCCCTACCGTAGTATCTCCTAACCCAGAAGAGACTGCAGCGCTTAAGATGGCACTAGAGCTAGGAGAAAAAGAAGGAGCAGATATAGTGATAGGTACAGATCCAGATTGCGATCGTCTGGGTATAGCCGTGAGAGGTGATGATGGTAAACTTACCATACTCAACGGTAACCAAACTATGGTCTTAATGACAAATTATTTATTAGAACGCTTTCGCGAAAGCGCAAACCAGCACCCACAACCATTTGTAGGAAGTACAATCGTATCTACACCTATGATGGACGTACTTGCTGCCTCTTACGATGTAGAGTGTAAAACTGGACTTACTGGCTTTAAGTGGATAGCAAAAATGATAGAGGATTACCCACAACAACACTTTATAGGTGGTGGTGAAGAGAGCTTTGGTTTTATGGTAGGTGATTTTGTGAGAGATAAAGACGCCGTAACTGCTACCCTACTCGCTTGTACCATTGCAGCCGAGGCAAAGAAAAATGGACAAACACTCTTTGAAAAACTCAAAACCTTATACCTAAAACACGGCTTTTATCAAGAAACGCTTATCTCGCTTGTTAAAAAGGGACAATCTGGCGCAGCCGAAATAAATCAAATGCTCAAAGACCTACGTGAGAAACCTATGCAAGAAATAAATGGCAGTAAGGTTACTCGTGTAGAAGATTATCAAGCCTCTACCTCACTAGACTTAACGACCGGAAAGACTACTACCACTGACATCCCAAAGTCTAACGTACTTATTTATTACACAGAAGATGGTAGTAAAGTAGCAGCTAGACCAAGTGGCACAGAGCCTAAAATTAAGTTTTATATAAGCGTTCACACACCACTCACTACACTGGGAGAGTATGACAGTGTTTCTGCTATACTAGAAAAACGCATTGCTGGTATAAAAACTGCATTAGGGGTATAAACTTTTTTTAGCTTTCGCGAAAGCGCACACATACTTTATGGAATATTTCAAGAAGATTATTTCTTACGCATTGCCTTACAAAGGATATGGAATTCTCAATATCATTTGTAATGTCTTTTATGCATTGTTTAGCACCTTAGGATTTGTAGCACTTATACCTATGCTACAGGTCCTTTTTGATAAAACAAAAACAGTTACCGAAAAGCCAGAGTGGAACGGCCTTCTTAAAGCAAAAGACTATATGGAAGACTCTCTGGGGTATTATGTTACAGAAATAGCTAGAGATGATAAAGTGCAAGCCCTCACTTTAATGATAGGCTTTGTAATTGCGGTATTCTTACTTAAAAACCTTTTTGGTTACCTAGCGATGTACTTCATTACTTTTTTAAGGAATGGAGTCTTGATGGATATTAGAAATGCAATGTATGAGAAAATTGTCTCACTACCTGTGGCTTACTTTACAGAAAAACGCAAGGGTGACACCATTGCTCGTGTCACATCAGACGTGCAGGAGGTACAGCATTCATTTTTAAGCATCCTTGAGCTCATTGTAAGAGAGCCTCTTACCATCATATTTGCGCTGGGGACTATGTTCTTACTCAGCCCGCAGCTGGCAGTATTTGTACTTACGTTTATACCTATTATGGGATTTGTAATATCACTTATAGGTAAAAGACTCAAAAGGAAGTCTGACCGTGTGCAACGTGAGCAAGGAGAGATTTTATCAAAACTAGAAGAAACTCTAGGCGGACTCAAAATCATAAAAAGTTTTAATGCCGAAGATCGTTTTCAAGATAGCTTTAATACGAGCACAAAGCGCTTTAATGATTATGCAAACAGTTTGATGCAACGCCAGGCGCTTGCCTCACCTACTAGTGAGTTCTTAGGTATTGTAGTTATAGGCGTTTTACTATGGTTTGGTGGTAATATGGTGCTTACAGAAGAAACTCTAGATGGCCCTACCTTTATCGCATTTATGGGACTCGCTTATGGGATATTAACCCCAGCTAAAGCATTTTCTAAAGCTAGTTACAGTGTAAAACGTGGTAATGCCTCTGCTCAACGTATTCTAGAAATTCTTGAAACAGAAAATACGATTACAAATAAAGATATCACAACACCGGTAGAAGGCTTTGCAAAGGCTATTGCGATTAATAATATTTCATTTAAATATGAAGAGCAACTAGTACTTAAGAACTTCACACTTAATGTCCCAAAAGGCAAAACAGTTGCACTGGTAGGCCAGTCTGGTTCTGGTAAGAGTACCATTGCAAATCTACTTACCCGTTTTTATGATGTCGTTTCTGGTGAGATCACAGTAGATGGGGTAGACATACGCGATATGTCTCTTAAAGACTTAAGGAAAAATATAGGTATTGTAACACAAGATGCCATACTCTTTAATGACTCTCTACGCAACAATATGATTGTAGGTAAAGCAAATGCCACAGATGAGGAGATTATAGAAGCACTTAAAATCGCAAATGCTTGGGAGTTTGTAAAAGAGCTTCCAGAAGGTCTTGATACTAATATAGGTGATAGTGGTAATAAGCTAAGTGGTGGCCAAAAGCAGCGACTTTCTATAGCGAGAGCAGTACTTAAAAACCCACCTATTATGATACTTGATGAGGCTACCTCTGCTCTTGATACAGAGAGTGAGCGTCTCGTGCAAAAGGCGCTAGAAAATATGATGAAGAATCGCACCTCTATTGTGATTGCTCACAGACTCTCAACGATTCAAAATGCAGATGAAATTGTGGTTATGCAAAAGGGCGAAATTGTAGAACAAGGAAAACATCAAGAATTAATAGATCAGAAAGGAATGTACCACAAACTGGTATCTATGCAATCTTTTGAGGAGTAGACTACTCTTCTTTTACTATAATAACGGTAGCGGTAAATCCAGAAGCAAGAAACCAAGCGTTTGACGAGATGACCTGTCGCTCATCATCATACATCACAAACTGTGCAGTATTTGCTCCTACAGAACCTTGATTTAAAGCCTTTACTTCTATTTTATTAAATCCTTTTACAAGATCAAGATAAAAACCTTGAAACTCTCCTTCTAAAAAGATACGAGGGTGAACCACTGTACCATTAACGCTTACACTCACAAGGTCTCCATCTACAGTACCGTGATCACGATATGTAAAGTTTACAAACTTAGAGCCACTTTTAAAATCTCCTAGATATTGATCTCTATAATACTCTGGCCTTAACTTTTCTTTATCTTTTGCATTTGAGTTATTCATTTTATTCTCAAGTGCACTAAAGTCTTTTTTTGCAAAATCATCTCCTTTTATAAGATTGATTTCACGTTTTTCTTTTGCAGCAAAAGGGTCGCTTAACTTTATCTTACTCTTAAAAACAAGAGATCCAGACTGTATTGTGTTATCCTTTTTTGGAGCTGTAGGTGACATAAAAACCTCTGTAGGCACCTCATTGGGTTGTTCTCCTTTTATTTCTATAGAGGCTCTGGGCGCATCTATCTGTGCTGTGGCAGTGCTTGTAACGCATACAAGTAGCAATGCTACAATGAGAGATAACGTTATGGGAGAAAAGGTTTTCAAGGGATGTAATACGTTTTTTACAATATGACTTTATGTATTTAGGGTATTACACAAAGTGTGCCATTAGTTACTATTAGTACGCTTTCGCGTAAGCGTAATCACTTTTACCAACATTCAAATATAAAATATTTACAACTCATTATCCCTTAATTGAGTAGTGAAAAAGATGCATACATTACAGAATGGAAGAAATAAATAGAAAAGTAAGACGTTCTCTAAGCATCAATCCCAAATGAATAGTTATGAAATTATACATCGCATTTTTTGCCCTTTTAAGTATTTCAATTCTCACCTCTTGTAGCTCAAGAGACGATGACGGAGGTGGTGATGATAGCATAGCCTGCCTTAACTTAGGCACTCAAGAATTAGATATTACAATTCAAGAATCATACACAACCTTACCCTCTAAGGTTTCTGTGTTTTTTAAAGTAAATGGCACAGATGGAAGCCCTGTGGCCGGATTAACTCCTTCTAACTTTACCATATTTGAACAAGGTCGCAATGATGATTGTTATAATGAGATTTCTAGCTCAGAAGCATCTGCCGCGATATCTCCTAATGCTCAAATTTTTTCAAACAACACACTCCTTGTACTTGATTTAAGTAACAGCGTGTTGAGTTCAAGTCTACAAGAATTAAAACAAGCCTCTACCAGTTTTATTACTAATGTGATGCCAGCCGTACCTACAGAATCTTTTAAAATGGCTATATATTGGTTTGATGGAGAAGATGTACTACACGAGTTACAATCACTTACTACGAGCGCTACTCAACTTCAAGAGGCTATAGATGGGATTACAGATGATATAAGTAATGACCCTTCTACAGACTTGTATGGAGCTGTAATAAAAGCAGCTACAAATGCCGAAAATATTGTAGATACCTTAGAAAATGAAGATTTATTTGCAGCTGCATCTGTTGTAATATTTACAGATGGGACAGATCAAGCTGCTAGATATAGTGAGCAAGAAGCACTAGACGCTGTAAGTAACGCCGGAGAAGATATAAGTTTTTTTACCATAGGTTTAGGCTCAGAAATAGATGAGGAGGTTCTCATAGCTATAGGTAAAACGGGTAGCGCTTTTGCCGAAAATAGTAACGAACTGGAAGCTGTTTTTAATGACATATCAAACGGAGTCGCTGGGCAGGCAAATAGTTTTTATCTTTTTGAATATTGTAGCCCAAAACGCGATGGCAGTGGTGAGAATGATCTCATTATACAAGTCATAACTGGTGACAGAGATGGTGTTGTTCAAACATCTTTTGATGCTACAGGGTTCACTAGTGGTTGTGAATAAAGCAATACTTTACTTAATAATGGCTTTTTATCGACTTTTTTAAGCTTTTTACCGATTCAACCTCAGAAAGATCTGTTATAATCTGAGATTAGAAGAAAAGATTTAATTTTGACATATGTTAGTATCTGAATCAAATCTTAACTACGAGTTACAGGACGTCTATATCTTTGAATGTGGTACCTTTTACTTCTTTGATACATTTATCATATCTGAAATTAAGGAAGGTGTATCCTTTGACTGGGAGATGGCTCAAGAAATTATAACTATTGCAGAATCTTATTATGGTCTAAATCAAAAGGTAGCTTACATTTCTAACAAAGTAAATTCTTTCTCATTAGTACCCGAAGACTGGCCTCATTTTTTTAAAGCTAGAGACTCAGTGAGTGCAATAGCTATAGTACTTTACGATCGAAAAGAAAGATCTAATGTATTGTTAGAGCGGCTATTTTTCAAATCAAAAATTAAAAAATTCTTTGATTTAGAAGAAGCTGTAAAATGGGCAAGAAATGAGCAGCTTAAATACGATAATCGTAGAACTACTGCTTAAGAGAAGTTTGAATAAGTGGAGATTTATAGAAATTTATTCCTAGTATTTCCATTCTAGCATAGTGTTTTTGTAATCTCACTCGGTAATTATCCCAATTATAATTTGCAGGATTACTCCAGCCTAATTCTGAGTGTCCTATAACTCTAGGGAAAGCCAGATACTCAATATCGTCTGATGTTTGTATTGTCTCTGCCCATAATGGTGATTCTAAACCTAGTAATTGCGAGGTATCTATATCCTTAAATATAGAAGACGGTTGCCAGATATAAGCACTATCTACCTCTACCATACCCGCCCAAGTAAGACCTATGGGAGACTGTTTTGTATATTTCATATCTAAGTACATCTTCTTAGCCGGTGAGAGAATCACTTTTGCCCCTTTATTTATTCCATTTTGAGCGGTAGCTTCTTTTTGCCAGTGCTGTATTACATAGGTACTATCTATATTTGCACTTTGTATTTCTTCCCAGCCCACGACACTTTTACCATACTTTTTTACTATAGGAAAAACCTTGTTTAAAAATAGGTTATAGTCTTTTTTTGAAGTAACGTGAGATTCATCACCACCTAGATGTATATACTTGCCAGGAGTCATTGCTGCTACTTCTCTTATTACATCATCTATAAACTTATACGTGATTTCTTTATCTACACATAGCGTACTAAAACCTACACGCATACCTCTATAAAGTTTTGTTGCTTTACCACTACAATTAAGCTCTGGGTATGATGCAAGAGCTGCATTAGTATGACCTGGCATATCTATTTCGGGAATTACCGTAATATATTTGCTTTGTGCATAAGTCACTATTTCCTTGTAATCTTCTTGTGTGTAAAAGCCTGGGCTCTCATCACGTACAGATGAGCTTCCTCCTATCTCTGTAAGTTTGGGCCAAGATTTAATTTCAATACGCCATCCTTGATCATCTGTAAGGTGCAAGTGTAGCTTGTTGAGCTTATAAGACGCCATTTGATCTATGACACGCTTTACTTGGTTTACAGTAAAAAAGTGTCTGGCTACATCAAGCATCATCCCTCTGTATGCAAATCTAGGCTCATCTATTATACGTATACCTGATATAACAAGACTATCCATAGGCTTAGCAGCTATAAGACTGTCTGGAAGTAGCTGGGTTAATGTTTGCACACCTTTAAAAAGTCCCGCTTCTGTAGATCCTGCAAGGGCAATTTTATGATGCGTTATGTCTAGCACATAACCCTCTTCAGATTGAATACTATCTGGAGAGACCAGAGAAAATGAGATGACATTTTCTTCTTTCTGTGTGGTTTGTATGGCTTCTTTTAAAAATGGTGTTGTTTTAAAGTACTTTTTAAAATCACTAGCCACCTTTCTAACTTCTGTGAGCGTGTCACTTACTATTACTGTTTCTATATCAAAAAGAAAACCATAGGGATGCGCTTTTAC harbors:
- a CDS encoding T9SS type B sorting domain-containing protein; the protein is MPLKSLTLVFLLFTSVAFSQLEASKWHFGNGAGLDFLQGCAMSFNGNAMNTIESSSSMCDPFGNLLFYTDGVTVYNASDGILANGEGLLGQFSSTNGALIVPEPGSTSRYYIFTADAVQNYQATGQGLGINYSIVDMNASGGQGAVVIKNINILNEGSEKLTAVRSQDGYWILTHYEDRFYAYPLTVSGVGSPVVTNIGPDVSDYNNIRGALKFSPDGSKVAICHTYFEPELMGEILLYSFDQNTGVLSNEQLLGNDIVYYGASFSPNSQVLYSTGKEPINGGQDTGNSKVFQYDLQAADIISSRIELADYLSSPFVNLAGLLQLAIDGKLYHSLGGAKLSVISLPNRVGQQCNFQFRSVGVGINSSSIGLPITNEMYYRNIIEYEELCGGDETSFTLNSSQSISSVLWNFGDPGSGSLNSSVDMTPIHIFSEVGTFTVTAQVTYTSGEAEVFSVIIKNVIAPLLAPATLFQCDVDGSPDGISQFNLLEALDVIFVQDVSDTSGLNLRFFETQLDAELSQNQIENATSYSNLYSGQIIYASVALTLDCTRITEVTLSVDAGEPLEDLEVSVCVSSQGENSAVVEVSNIIDVIALIYPDTLIRLYETPEFAGLQTNEKEGSILYDYTNPNILYYRLGEPDECIGIGKIIIALSDPLDLENQELVVCFTEEGTILEGPEGFMEYEWSTGETTKDLFITEAGVYTLDVTLFAGCSGSLYYEVVAGLELQVEVEVEDFLQGNKIIVDAYLAEGTIYYSIDGGATFGTSNVFTDLPPGIYNIAVRDEVGCNYITREVEVRGAPKFFTPNSDGYNDTWHVINAQNYPGLTVEVFDRFGKQMTSLTSNSPGWDGTHNGKKLATNTYWYKITYEERTTYGFFTLITRDDS
- a CDS encoding vWA domain-containing protein, translated to MKLYIAFFALLSISILTSCSSRDDDGGGDDSIACLNLGTQELDITIQESYTTLPSKVSVFFKVNGTDGSPVAGLTPSNFTIFEQGRNDDCYNEISSSEASAAISPNAQIFSNNTLLVLDLSNSVLSSSLQELKQASTSFITNVMPAVPTESFKMAIYWFDGEDVLHELQSLTTSATQLQEAIDGITDDISNDPSTDLYGAVIKAATNAENIVDTLENEDLFAAASVVIFTDGTDQAARYSEQEALDAVSNAGEDISFFTIGLGSEIDEEVLIAIGKTGSAFAENSNELEAVFNDISNGVAGQANSFYLFEYCSPKRDGSGENDLIIQVITGDRDGVVQTSFDATGFTSGCE
- a CDS encoding glycosyltransferase family 2 protein → MQISVVIPLLNEEESLNELHYWISETLDSNGFSYEIIFVDDGSTDGSWEVISTLSRKRNNIKAIRFNRNFGKSQALHAGFKAAEGDVIITMDADLQDNPEEIPELYKMIAEQNYDLVSGWKKKRYDSVIAKNLPSKLFNAAARKTSGLKLHDFNCGLKAYKNEVIKTVDVYGEMHRYIPVLAKNAGFSNIGEKVVQHQARKYGETKFGMERFLNGFLDLLTIWFLGSFGKRPMHLFGALGVVMFIVGFGFAAYLGIDKLFLNKAGRLITQRPQFYISLVSMLIGIQLFIAGFIGELILRTKREKQRYHIKETL
- a CDS encoding ABC transporter ATP-binding protein produces the protein MEYFKKIISYALPYKGYGILNIICNVFYALFSTLGFVALIPMLQVLFDKTKTVTEKPEWNGLLKAKDYMEDSLGYYVTEIARDDKVQALTLMIGFVIAVFLLKNLFGYLAMYFITFLRNGVLMDIRNAMYEKIVSLPVAYFTEKRKGDTIARVTSDVQEVQHSFLSILELIVREPLTIIFALGTMFLLSPQLAVFVLTFIPIMGFVISLIGKRLKRKSDRVQREQGEILSKLEETLGGLKIIKSFNAEDRFQDSFNTSTKRFNDYANSLMQRQALASPTSEFLGIVVIGVLLWFGGNMVLTEETLDGPTFIAFMGLAYGILTPAKAFSKASYSVKRGNASAQRILEILETENTITNKDITTPVEGFAKAIAINNISFKYEEQLVLKNFTLNVPKGKTVALVGQSGSGKSTIANLLTRFYDVVSGEITVDGVDIRDMSLKDLRKNIGIVTQDAILFNDSLRNNMIVGKANATDEEIIEALKIANAWEFVKELPEGLDTNIGDSGNKLSGGQKQRLSIARAVLKNPPIMILDEATSALDTESERLVQKALENMMKNRTSIVIAHRLSTIQNADEIVVMQKGEIVEQGKHQELIDQKGMYHKLVSMQSFEE
- a CDS encoding phospho-sugar mutase, which translates into the protein MVYHDPAILEKANAWLTDTFDAQTQQSIKDNIAHNPDELADSFYKNLEFGTGGMRGVMGAGTNRINKYTLGKNTQGLSDYLYSQFTDEQISVAIAYDCRHNSKELAQVVADVFSANGIKVFLFSDLRPTPELSFAVRHLNCHCGIVLTASHNPPEYNGYKVYWQDGGQLVPPQDAAIIKTIDALDFSDIKFTGNDDLIERVDTTVDKAFIDASVAKVSFGLDSKTKEDLGIVFTSLHGTSITLVPDTLKQAGFTNLSIVKEQEVPDGNFPTVVSPNPEETAALKMALELGEKEGADIVIGTDPDCDRLGIAVRGDDGKLTILNGNQTMVLMTNYLLERFRESANQHPQPFVGSTIVSTPMMDVLAASYDVECKTGLTGFKWIAKMIEDYPQQHFIGGGEESFGFMVGDFVRDKDAVTATLLACTIAAEAKKNGQTLFEKLKTLYLKHGFYQETLISLVKKGQSGAAEINQMLKDLREKPMQEINGSKVTRVEDYQASTSLDLTTGKTTTTDIPKSNVLIYYTEDGSKVAARPSGTEPKIKFYISVHTPLTTLGEYDSVSAILEKRIAGIKTALGV
- a CDS encoding DUF4199 domain-containing protein, with product MNDTIKSLAFKNGLFSGITIIILYVVAYVINVEILANFWFGLLIIIGLIILGFVTVAKAKSLQNGFISFKEAFSAYIVPVAIGLALPMIFLYLLFNFIDVEAAEMLKDISLEKTEEIMIRFGAPESEIEKAMEQAEAEDSYSLKNISLQYAFTVIFCAVIGLIAALSMKKKNQDLG
- a CDS encoding type B 50S ribosomal protein L31, whose protein sequence is MKAGIHPENFRVVAFKDMSNDEVFLTKSAADTKETIEIEGTEYPLIKLEISRTSHPFYTGKAKLVDTAGRIDKFKNKYAKFKK